Proteins encoded by one window of Cyclobacteriaceae bacterium:
- a CDS encoding T9SS type A sorting domain-containing protein has translation MNYHGLFVGCIALILSCYNSTLAQTGPGGVGNSTGSGGQPRNVLWLRADAGVVQSSGRVSSWADQSGNGLNASQATGTAQPLWTNSNTNMNNQASINFASGGGFSNVMLAIPDNDILDDGGGFSFFVAVRSATGGGPMGILNKRTGADVNQSYRIYKDGNNLISNMANNASGVITIGGFTDNTNHLYSGIFDGSLSGNKYTAFRSSVNSGSTAGPAVIPNNASPVYIGNFNLGDNRSFSGDIAEVIIYKNALTIPERLVVENYLSQKYSINIGSNDLFGNDAMYISSFAENLTGIGSVDGVIKRIEAVSDAFQLRESENSLSSNEFILFAHDGTVPASGVITNLGEPEITSRWARSWYLESTFNGSVDAGNIAANLVFDFATAGLPFTGNAGDYVLIYRDNAGGNFSRVVATSYAVEAGTRLVVSVSANRLKTGYYTIALGSQLTANTWYVFQDGNWSDPNTWTLDASVTPIYNNPGSAIPGPDDDVLIRSGRTVTIQPVTNNIIINSIEVRGTLNLTNSTGHNFNRIDGNGIIRMAGFNPGSGLVDNFPSGNVESNIGFADQTNGGTVVIDGTGNITLNVNRNWRNVRIERVSNTDEVYLGSDYLVRQDFTVRNGNFFFGDNTSVGRSLIVEGNVLVEDNSTTRIGRIRTRNVTGAVHTFELKGNLTNNGQVYFTNRADFGSDAARYNPANAYYTTDDNAGRVNVAFTGNTNNQTLVLNNTGFFSRIVVDKGGSSTYILDIQATDSAHFRLLGRANYNIDSDVTSPAANLNSFSLISGTARLNSNVIIPVLNTVTNYSIPSAARLWVNGGYVRKTSGTAIVPYGAIEVGAGQLIATVGSGITVRGSGSLKVTGGSVTVRAFRTSVQGASAQGTYEQSGGTVTVLGGAGINADYAVFSLTYTGNVFIMSGGTLRIQGRTSLGTGNLRGTIFINADASNQNVTGGTVIFDSNTTTQYRITSRAPFYNVRMRATVASAGDVVLDGTSSGTGAFPDTQNLTAQPLRVLNDLILEGDDVYPQPQSVVFRPVTSGANVNDVYIGGTFFVDRTASYIPVFGGVAPYDGVADQPTAVNTTYFNQTIGTSAIDTLYFGSGGQFELGAFVLDRTSGNELRTIGRSTRGSASIMIDVNGDASVLSGTLDQNRFTFRIWASIVNNDRMGTYYNTGPYPTASGTPSLAQVRFREDPPLTITTSAGSVFGNIRFNVGAATLVELTSDVRIERMEYLNGRIYTRNFTLTVDEIWNWNNGGGVFFDNNVASSSLLRVTNTGFTGNICVFSDGKASDGGLRVRVSGNTLAEDATTRINNTGPMTFPVGFTLDGGTTVYYRPAQLKVKNFTDDGYVQIRVVSGELTTTAITGGEILRHYWRVTHDGFATLPTVALRLYYRNRTDGNIVDLQTGNTQQANYVPGYVVDNLPYTRTFESDPVADVTDLQNGPNTNTRHIVFNGSSTNAEFTQAGFVGFTLTNGNYTTGESTRFVGAPTVYYSRLSDGSSWYDRFWEDGNNWSTVPHDGAANNAARPAAGTWPQAGDIAVIGYGGFTGGISPTHSMNIANGNNIQVAEILYENPLGNGSRLVVNRTSTLTFGKIGGTGGTFMERPNSPAEAAIISGDFGDFYSSNTFTYAYFLNGNGTYTINPPTTVFPNLRIEGGNNSRIAIFNNDIQVNNNLTVDGNTILRTGTGNFVVEQECRIGGYLGGTLQFGTNTAVTFEVGGLRLRGSADNSNVQVLNTTPNGLNHRLIVNGNIIQERPGVLDLFNGNGATDNNAVLELSGEGIHAYSWTSGSVPELYRLLVNKGSSITSSFSFDFPFTLNGPTNQVNKAVEIVNGSLILNDPTIDIILSSGGGNFLLPNLADPQASSGSGGLILTRGIARVTGTNTGIILDGLLRINGGELNLDGGAGVNNFMEYSASGNAVIELSAGNLIVGSQLRRSLVSTSGILKYRQTGGSALFAKNATPNTARGAFEIINAGSEFTFTGGEFAIERHINSPTRPTLLLEPDNFTVGGRAIELGNATTPVNQNNFNVRSSILIDSLVLASANVSTRIIGLPLSVNHLVVANGASFNPDIYALTVNSSLTNNGTFSVTGLTQTTFFPSSSTTTITGIGATTFRNIDKAGTGTLLLEKDITAVNDVSITGGTINTQNFAFNIGKDLTFNTTHLSDPGGAGIVFNGSQKQKLLRTSPGSSFFSSIRLNNSEGLVIEATDLNFQINQRLVLESGVFDIGGNLLTFTPAAVIENGLGNTTKDDFNVNRMIQTNSSINDFGVRKLFNTVSSGNVTFTFPVGLIAYTPVVATINDINPSSITVRPVADVPPVPEDSESALPCSDPEITDASNVLQYYWIIKSSGTTSFNGELEMFYDPGSFSVTAPYTVANYGPARLYNAGNTWDKVFSQAQFDEVNQRIEFPFTGNGDATISGIYTAGVTLENDGTTLLCGAAIPDVVPEFITLEAVATGNFYADPSYQGGVAPLIGSTPDITVKSGFTLTLDVNSIRTRKITIESGATLEVNGTIGHNLGFVTGEGTLKLVSNTPSISFPAGDYQDFFPTGACIGGGGLEYAGSGSYSILSGLSNVRRLILSGSGDRVFSNNTNVRICENLEILGSVDALVPDGNSIITVLGNVYKSDLATFDNGGGSSKVVLEGTSLQLIAGSFTGTNAFNDLELNNASGLTIVNSADAGRGIAAGGDIDIQSSLLFSNGIITTDAANQLRLLNLATADNYSSTRYVNGPLIRQLAPVVQSFPFPVGTATRYGLMEIASPASYAGLKNFTVQYFNALSPNDVFSLTPAASAAGVDKASGNEYWNVDAVSPASSRVQLYWDALSDVQSTISNLRILFWNGTAWDLLSTISAPSGSVTSGSMISGPLTYSNRDITFGTLNATATPLPVELTDFTGKRMQGVHYLEWITSSELNNDYFEIQRSIDGESFVTIGRKEGKGTTGERSIYTFADELPLLGNNYYRLKQVDFDGTTSFSWVIVINNPDGKGQFNMWFYPNPVHAGDELTLRLAKDNSSAALLGIYDLMGREVYSTIVSTKEFEEIQLVLPEVVPGVYLVEFRQGLRKVVKRLVVK, from the coding sequence ATGAATTACCACGGTCTATTTGTTGGCTGCATTGCTTTAATTCTGTCCTGTTACAATTCTACTTTGGCTCAAACAGGGCCTGGTGGAGTAGGAAATTCCACTGGCAGTGGAGGACAACCTCGAAATGTACTATGGCTACGGGCCGATGCTGGCGTTGTACAATCTTCCGGACGGGTCTCTTCATGGGCAGATCAATCTGGAAATGGTTTGAATGCCAGTCAGGCAACTGGAACTGCACAGCCGTTGTGGACAAATTCAAACACCAACATGAATAATCAAGCCTCCATAAATTTTGCAAGTGGAGGTGGATTTTCAAATGTAATGCTTGCTATTCCAGATAATGATATTCTGGATGATGGCGGTGGGTTTTCATTTTTTGTTGCCGTACGTTCCGCTACTGGAGGTGGGCCTATGGGTATTTTGAATAAACGTACCGGAGCAGATGTAAATCAGTCCTACCGGATTTATAAGGATGGCAACAACCTGATTTCGAATATGGCAAATAACGCCAGTGGAGTCATTACAATTGGGGGATTTACGGACAATACCAATCATCTTTACTCAGGTATTTTTGACGGATCGCTTTCAGGAAATAAATACACAGCCTTTAGGTCATCTGTTAACTCAGGCAGTACTGCAGGGCCTGCCGTGATTCCGAATAATGCTTCTCCCGTTTATATTGGCAATTTCAACTTAGGAGATAACCGAAGCTTTTCGGGTGATATCGCAGAGGTTATCATCTACAAGAATGCATTAACCATTCCTGAGAGGTTGGTTGTTGAAAATTATCTGAGCCAAAAATATTCGATAAATATCGGTTCGAATGATCTCTTCGGAAATGATGCGATGTACATCAGTTCATTTGCCGAAAATCTAACGGGTATAGGTTCTGTTGATGGTGTCATTAAAAGAATTGAGGCGGTATCAGATGCTTTCCAGCTTCGTGAGTCAGAGAATTCATTGAGTAGCAATGAATTTATTCTTTTTGCGCATGATGGAACAGTTCCCGCGAGTGGTGTTATTACGAATCTTGGCGAACCTGAAATTACAAGCCGGTGGGCGAGAAGTTGGTACCTGGAATCCACCTTTAATGGATCAGTGGATGCGGGAAATATTGCGGCCAATCTGGTATTTGATTTTGCCACGGCTGGACTGCCGTTTACGGGCAATGCAGGTGACTATGTTTTGATTTACCGGGACAATGCAGGAGGTAACTTTTCACGGGTGGTGGCAACAAGTTATGCGGTTGAAGCCGGAACTCGATTAGTAGTTTCTGTTTCTGCGAATCGTCTAAAAACAGGTTATTATACAATTGCTTTAGGTAGCCAATTAACCGCTAACACATGGTATGTCTTTCAAGATGGAAATTGGAGCGATCCAAATACCTGGACTTTAGATGCTTCTGTTACTCCAATTTACAATAATCCTGGAAGTGCCATACCGGGCCCAGATGATGATGTTTTGATTCGATCAGGACGAACCGTAACGATTCAACCGGTAACGAACAATATTATTATCAATTCAATTGAGGTACGTGGTACACTGAATTTAACAAACTCAACAGGCCACAACTTTAACCGGATTGATGGAAATGGTATTATCCGAATGGCAGGTTTTAATCCTGGAAGCGGACTTGTTGACAATTTCCCATCCGGTAATGTTGAAAGCAATATTGGTTTTGCTGATCAGACAAATGGTGGAACAGTAGTAATTGATGGAACAGGAAACATAACCTTAAACGTAAATCGAAATTGGAGAAATGTTCGAATCGAACGCGTCTCAAATACGGATGAAGTATACCTTGGATCAGATTATCTTGTACGGCAAGATTTTACTGTTCGTAATGGCAATTTCTTCTTTGGCGATAATACATCGGTAGGTAGATCACTTATTGTTGAAGGTAATGTGCTTGTTGAAGATAATAGTACAACCCGAATAGGCCGAATTAGAACACGTAATGTAACAGGAGCTGTACACACATTTGAGCTTAAAGGAAATCTCACCAACAATGGTCAGGTATATTTCACGAACCGGGCTGATTTTGGTTCAGATGCAGCGCGATATAATCCTGCTAATGCCTATTACACCACAGATGATAATGCTGGAAGAGTCAATGTTGCGTTTACAGGCAATACAAACAATCAGACCCTTGTACTAAACAATACAGGATTCTTTTCGCGTATTGTGGTTGATAAGGGGGGCAGTAGTACCTACATACTTGATATACAAGCTACAGACAGTGCACATTTTAGGCTCTTAGGAAGGGCAAATTATAACATCGATTCAGATGTTACTTCTCCTGCAGCTAACTTAAATTCATTCTCGTTAATAAGTGGTACTGCCCGACTTAATTCGAATGTAATCATACCCGTTCTTAACACCGTAACAAATTATAGCATTCCATCTGCTGCCAGGTTATGGGTAAATGGGGGCTATGTTAGAAAGACTTCGGGCACGGCTATCGTTCCATATGGAGCAATAGAGGTAGGTGCCGGGCAATTGATAGCTACAGTAGGTAGCGGTATAACAGTACGTGGAAGCGGATCATTAAAAGTTACAGGGGGTTCTGTCACGGTTAGGGCTTTTAGAACTTCTGTACAGGGAGCATCTGCGCAAGGTACTTATGAACAATCCGGGGGAACAGTAACTGTACTGGGTGGAGCAGGGATAAATGCCGATTATGCGGTTTTCTCATTGACCTACACAGGCAATGTATTTATTATGTCTGGCGGAACATTACGTATTCAAGGGCGTACTTCACTAGGTACTGGGAATCTGAGAGGAACAATATTCATAAATGCCGATGCTTCCAACCAAAATGTAACGGGTGGAACTGTTATTTTCGACAGTAACACTACTACTCAATACCGAATTACGTCACGCGCGCCTTTTTATAATGTTCGAATGCGTGCCACTGTTGCATCAGCTGGTGATGTTGTTTTGGATGGAACCAGTTCAGGTACCGGTGCTTTTCCCGATACGCAAAATCTTACTGCTCAGCCATTACGGGTATTAAATGATTTGATCCTCGAAGGCGATGATGTTTATCCACAACCACAGTCGGTGGTTTTTAGACCTGTAACTTCAGGAGCCAATGTTAATGATGTATATATAGGTGGAACTTTTTTTGTTGATAGAACCGCCAGTTATATTCCCGTTTTTGGTGGGGTTGCTCCCTATGATGGAGTTGCCGACCAACCAACTGCTGTCAACACCACCTACTTCAACCAAACCATTGGCACATCAGCGATCGACACACTTTATTTTGGATCAGGCGGTCAGTTTGAGTTGGGTGCATTTGTGTTGGATCGTACCTCGGGAAATGAACTACGAACGATTGGCCGATCAACTCGTGGTAGCGCATCCATTATGATTGATGTAAATGGAGATGCCAGTGTGTTATCGGGAACACTTGATCAAAATCGTTTTACTTTCCGCATATGGGCAAGTATTGTAAATAATGACCGGATGGGCACTTATTATAACACTGGACCGTATCCTACGGCATCGGGTACTCCATCCTTAGCTCAGGTTCGTTTCCGTGAAGATCCTCCTCTTACAATTACAACAAGCGCTGGTTCTGTGTTTGGTAATATTCGTTTTAATGTTGGTGCAGCCACTTTGGTAGAGTTAACCAGTGATGTCCGTATAGAGCGAATGGAATACCTGAACGGAAGAATATATACCAGGAATTTTACCTTAACGGTTGACGAAATCTGGAATTGGAATAATGGAGGAGGTGTTTTCTTTGACAATAATGTGGCGTCAAGCAGTTTATTGCGCGTAACCAATACTGGATTTACCGGAAATATTTGTGTGTTTTCAGATGGCAAAGCCAGTGATGGCGGATTACGCGTCAGGGTTTCGGGTAACACGTTAGCTGAAGACGCAACAACGCGTATAAACAATACAGGCCCAATGACGTTTCCAGTAGGCTTCACGTTAGATGGTGGGACTACCGTATATTATAGACCAGCTCAATTAAAAGTTAAGAATTTCACAGACGATGGATATGTTCAAATACGCGTAGTAAGTGGGGAACTGACCACAACTGCCATTACGGGTGGAGAAATTTTGCGGCATTATTGGCGCGTTACCCACGATGGTTTTGCCACTTTACCAACGGTTGCTTTACGCCTGTATTATCGTAATCGTACAGATGGAAATATTGTTGATTTGCAAACCGGTAATACCCAACAAGCCAATTATGTACCGGGTTATGTAGTTGATAACCTTCCATATACCCGTACATTTGAATCTGATCCGGTAGCCGATGTAACTGATTTGCAAAATGGACCTAACACAAATACAAGACACATTGTGTTTAATGGATCCTCCACGAATGCTGAATTTACCCAAGCTGGATTCGTAGGATTTACCCTTACTAATGGTAATTATACAACAGGTGAGTCAACACGATTTGTGGGGGCTCCAACAGTTTATTATTCCCGGCTAAGTGATGGCAGCAGTTGGTATGATAGATTTTGGGAAGATGGGAACAACTGGTCAACTGTACCCCACGATGGAGCGGCCAATAATGCTGCCCGACCTGCAGCAGGAACTTGGCCACAGGCGGGAGATATTGCTGTAATTGGATACGGTGGGTTTACCGGGGGAATTTCACCTACCCATTCCATGAACATAGCGAATGGCAACAATATTCAGGTTGCTGAAATACTCTATGAAAATCCTCTAGGAAACGGAAGCCGTCTTGTTGTTAATAGAACATCGACCTTAACCTTTGGAAAAATTGGAGGTACAGGAGGTACATTTATGGAGCGTCCGAATAGTCCGGCAGAAGCTGCAATTATTTCTGGCGATTTTGGTGATTTTTATTCAAGCAACACGTTCACGTATGCCTATTTCTTAAATGGTAATGGCACCTATACCATAAATCCACCCACTACTGTGTTTCCAAACCTTCGGATAGAAGGAGGAAATAATAGCCGCATAGCTATTTTTAACAACGATATTCAAGTTAACAATAACCTTACTGTTGACGGAAATACAATTCTCCGCACCGGCACAGGTAATTTTGTAGTGGAGCAGGAATGCCGTATTGGTGGCTACCTGGGCGGTACTTTGCAATTTGGTACGAATACAGCAGTGACTTTTGAAGTCGGTGGATTAAGGCTTCGGGGCAGTGCCGATAATTCCAATGTACAGGTGCTGAACACAACCCCTAATGGGTTGAATCATCGATTGATTGTGAATGGTAATATCATCCAGGAACGACCCGGTGTTTTGGATTTGTTTAATGGAAATGGTGCTACTGACAATAATGCAGTGCTCGAATTAAGTGGTGAAGGTATTCATGCTTATTCATGGACAAGTGGATCAGTACCCGAATTGTATAGATTGCTTGTTAATAAGGGTTCTTCTATTACATCTTCATTTTCGTTCGATTTTCCTTTTACCCTAAACGGCCCTACAAACCAAGTTAATAAAGCGGTTGAAATTGTTAATGGTTCTCTCATTTTAAATGATCCAACCATCGACATTATACTGTCATCTGGAGGTGGCAATTTTCTGCTGCCGAATTTAGCGGATCCACAAGCTTCGTCAGGGTCTGGTGGATTGATACTGACTCGCGGAATTGCCCGGGTAACAGGAACAAACACAGGCATTATTCTGGATGGTTTGCTTCGTATTAACGGGGGAGAATTAAACCTGGATGGTGGCGCTGGTGTAAATAACTTTATGGAGTATAGTGCTTCCGGTAATGCGGTGATCGAACTTTCTGCCGGAAACCTGATTGTTGGATCTCAATTAAGAAGATCGTTGGTTTCTACTTCGGGTATTTTAAAGTACCGTCAAACAGGAGGGAGTGCGCTTTTTGCTAAAAACGCAACACCTAATACAGCACGGGGTGCATTTGAAATTATCAATGCTGGTAGCGAGTTTACCTTTACGGGTGGTGAATTTGCTATTGAAAGACATATTAATAGCCCAACACGACCAACACTCTTACTGGAACCCGACAATTTCACTGTAGGAGGAAGGGCTATTGAATTAGGAAATGCTACAACGCCTGTCAATCAGAATAATTTTAATGTTCGTTCAAGTATTCTGATTGATAGTTTAGTGTTGGCATCTGCAAATGTTTCTACTAGGATAATTGGTCTGCCATTAAGCGTTAATCATTTGGTAGTCGCCAATGGCGCTTCATTCAACCCTGATATCTATGCGTTGACAGTAAATAGTTCTCTTACAAATAACGGAACGTTTTCAGTTACTGGTTTAACTCAAACTACTTTTTTTCCATCTTCAAGCACCACTACCATAACAGGTATTGGGGCCACTACCTTCAGAAATATTGATAAGGCAGGAACCGGAACTTTGCTGTTGGAAAAAGATATTACTGCAGTAAACGATGTGTCCATTACCGGGGGTACGATCAATACACAGAATTTTGCATTTAATATTGGTAAAGACCTGACCTTTAATACAACACATCTTAGTGATCCAGGAGGAGCTGGAATTGTTTTCAACGGATCACAAAAGCAAAAACTACTACGAACCTCGCCTGGAAGCAGCTTCTTTAGTTCTATCCGGTTGAATAATTCCGAAGGTCTGGTTATTGAAGCAACAGACCTCAACTTTCAAATTAATCAACGACTCGTGTTGGAATCAGGAGTTTTTGATATAGGAGGTAACTTACTGACATTTACCCCTGCAGCTGTTATTGAAAACGGTTTGGGGAATACAACTAAAGATGACTTTAATGTAAACCGCATGATACAAACCAATAGTTCAATCAATGACTTTGGTGTGCGGAAGTTATTTAATACGGTGAGTAGTGGAAATGTTACGTTTACTTTTCCGGTGGGGCTTATAGCCTATACGCCAGTAGTGGCTACTATCAACGATATCAATCCTAGCAGTATAACTGTGAGGCCAGTGGCAGACGTTCCCCCGGTTCCGGAAGATAGCGAATCTGCGTTACCATGTTCAGATCCTGAAATAACCGATGCAAGCAATGTTTTGCAATACTACTGGATTATTAAAAGCAGTGGAACTACTTCATTCAATGGAGAATTGGAAATGTTTTATGATCCAGGTTCGTTCAGTGTAACCGCACCATACACCGTTGCTAATTATGGTCCTGCGCGATTGTATAATGCTGGAAATACATGGGATAAGGTATTTTCTCAAGCTCAGTTTGATGAAGTCAATCAACGTATTGAATTTCCATTTACAGGCAATGGGGATGCAACCATTTCCGGAATTTATACTGCAGGAGTTACACTTGAAAATGATGGTACAACCTTGTTGTGCGGAGCCGCAATCCCAGATGTTGTACCTGAATTTATTACGTTGGAAGCTGTAGCAACTGGAAACTTTTACGCGGATCCATCTTACCAAGGGGGTGTTGCTCCTTTGATTGGTTCAACCCCGGACATAACCGTGAAGAGTGGGTTTACACTCACATTGGATGTGAATAGTATCCGTACACGTAAAATCACTATTGAATCTGGGGCAACATTGGAAGTAAATGGGACCATTGGTCATAACCTGGGCTTCGTTACCGGTGAAGGAACCTTAAAGTTGGTTTCAAATACACCATCTATTTCGTTTCCCGCTGGGGATTATCAGGATTTCTTTCCTACGGGCGCATGTATAGGTGGAGGTGGACTGGAATATGCCGGATCCGGTAGTTACAGTATCTTATCAGGCTTGTCAAATGTGAGGAGGCTGATATTGTCCGGTTCTGGTGATCGGGTGTTCTCTAATAATACCAACGTTAGAATTTGTGAAAACCTGGAAATTCTGGGTTCTGTGGATGCATTAGTGCCAGATGGAAATAGTATAATTACTGTGTTGGGGAATGTCTATAAGTCAGACTTAGCTACGTTTGACAATGGAGGAGGTAGTTCAAAAGTCGTTCTCGAAGGAACATCCTTACAACTCATAGCGGGTTCTTTTACTGGAACAAATGCCTTTAATGATCTTGAGCTTAATAATGCAAGTGGGTTAACCATTGTAAACAGCGCGGATGCTGGTAGGGGAATTGCGGCAGGAGGAGATATTGACATTCAGTCATCACTACTTTTTTCAAATGGTATTATTACAACCGATGCAGCCAATCAGTTACGATTACTCAATCTGGCTACGGCTGATAATTATTCTTCCACGCGATATGTGAATGGGCCTTTGATTCGACAGTTAGCACCTGTTGTTCAATCTTTTCCCTTTCCTGTTGGGACAGCTACACGTTACGGCTTGATGGAAATCGCTTCTCCAGCATCTTATGCAGGGTTAAAAAACTTTACCGTACAATACTTTAATGCCCTTTCACCAAATGATGTGTTCAGCTTAACACCAGCTGCTAGTGCTGCAGGTGTGGACAAAGCCAGTGGAAATGAATATTGGAATGTGGACGCTGTGTCACCCGCTTCTTCACGGGTTCAGCTTTATTGGGACGCACTATCCGATGTACAAAGTACAATCAGTAATCTCCGGATATTATTTTGGAATGGAACAGCCTGGGATTTATTAAGTACGATAAGTGCGCCTTCAGGAAGTGTGACTTCCGGTTCTATGATAAGCGGTCCACTAACGTATAGTAATCGGGATATAACATTTGGAACATTAAACGCAACTGCAACTCCACTTCCAGTCGAATTGACTGATTTTACAGGAAAACGAATGCAAGGCGTTCATTACCTGGAGTGGATTACAAGCTCAGAATTGAATAATGATTATTTTGAAATACAACGATCCATCGATGGTGAGTCTTTCGTAACTATTGGGAGAAAAGAAGGGAAAGGAACTACAGGTGAACGATCGATTTACACCTTTGCAGATGAGCTACCCTTGCTTGGAAATAATTATTACCGACTTAAACAGGTTGACTTCGATGGCACCACCTCTTTTTCATGGGTTATTGTAATAAATAATCCAGATGGAAAGGGTCAATTCAATATGTGGTTTTATCCAAACCCGGTGCATGCTGGCGATGAACTAACTTTACGCCTTGCTAAGGATAACTCAAGCGCTGCGTTACTTGGCATCTATGACCTAATGGGACGAGAGGTATACTCAACAATTGTATCAACTAAAGAATTTGAGGAGATACAGCTTGTGCTGCCTGAGGTTGTCCCCGGTGTTTATCTCGTGGAATTCAGGCAAGGTTTACGCAAAGTTGTGAAGCGTTTGGTAGTAAAGTAA
- a CDS encoding TlpA disulfide reductase family protein, which yields MMNSLKKLIPIALITAIVVLYITGFNRKSTPDLKNKNFDYAFTVKDMSGQTIPFDSYKGKVVFLNLWATWCGPCRAEMPSIQKLYDKTKSDEVEFVMLSIDKEGDEEKVKNYINRHKFSFPVVMPSGSLSNQLNVPSIPTTFIINKKGKIVHQKIGTTNYDTEKYIRMLHDLALE from the coding sequence ATGATGAATTCCCTTAAAAAATTAATTCCCATTGCACTCATAACTGCCATTGTAGTGCTCTATATCACGGGGTTTAACCGTAAATCAACTCCAGACTTAAAGAATAAAAACTTTGATTATGCCTTCACGGTAAAAGATATGTCTGGTCAAACCATACCCTTTGATTCCTATAAAGGCAAAGTAGTATTTCTTAATCTTTGGGCAACGTGGTGCGGACCTTGTCGAGCAGAGATGCCCTCAATTCAAAAGTTGTACGATAAAACGAAATCAGACGAGGTTGAATTTGTCATGCTCTCAATCGACAAAGAAGGCGATGAAGAAAAAGTAAAAAACTATATTAACCGGCATAAATTCTCCTTTCCGGTTGTTATGCCTTCCGGTAGTTTATCCAATCAGTTAAATGTTCCCTCCATTCCAACCACGTTTATCATCAACAAAAAGGGAAAAATTGTACACCAAAAGATTGGAACAACAAATTATGATACTGAGAAGTATATCCGAATGCTACACGATCTTGCTCTGGAATAA
- a CDS encoding type III pantothenate kinase, which produces MVLVLDIGNSDITIGFFDRDELKHVWRIPAVAERPELFYGIKFRDYFLEAGLPITVVEKIVLSSVVPNLTGKIINVTVSLFEKNPIVLGPDVYSKLPIEVLNPYEIGSDLVANAVAAHNLFQRNCIIVDFGTALTFTTVSATGKILGVAIAPGLKTAIRALSQNTAKLFDVPLEQPKSALGKNTVHAIQAGILLGYEGLVKSMIERIQNELNDPEIATVATGGLSSVITPANGTFTRIEPNLTLNGLRLVAGCI; this is translated from the coding sequence ATGGTATTGGTACTTGATATCGGTAATTCAGACATCACCATTGGTTTTTTTGATCGGGACGAACTCAAACACGTTTGGCGTATTCCTGCGGTAGCGGAACGGCCGGAGTTATTTTATGGAATTAAATTCCGCGATTATTTTCTGGAGGCAGGATTGCCTATCACCGTGGTAGAAAAAATTGTGTTGAGCAGTGTGGTTCCGAATCTTACCGGAAAAATCATCAATGTTACCGTTTCGTTGTTTGAGAAGAATCCAATTGTATTGGGGCCTGATGTGTATTCCAAGTTGCCTATTGAAGTGCTTAACCCGTATGAGATAGGTTCTGACCTGGTGGCGAATGCAGTGGCCGCGCATAATTTGTTTCAACGGAACTGTATTATTGTTGACTTTGGAACTGCGTTAACGTTTACTACTGTATCTGCAACAGGTAAAATTCTTGGAGTTGCTATTGCACCTGGGTTGAAAACAGCCATCCGTGCACTCTCACAAAATACAGCGAAGTTGTTTGATGTTCCCCTGGAACAGCCCAAGTCAGCTTTAGGTAAAAATACTGTACATGCCATTCAGGCGGGTATTTTATTAGGTTATGAAGGGTTGGTGAAATCAATGATAGAGCGAATACAAAATGAGCTAAACGATCCTGAGATAGCCACCGTTGCCACAGGTGGGTTGTCTTCTGTTATCACACCCGCTAACGGGACATTCACCCGCATTGAACCAAACCTTACTTTAAACGGATTGCGTTTGGTTGCCGGCTGTATCTAG
- a CDS encoding NAD-dependent deacylase, whose product MKHLVILTGAGISAESGIPTFRDAGGLWEGFKVEDVATPEAWQRNPQLVLDFYNQRRKRALEVKPNRGHEILAELESQFRVTIVTQNVDNLHERAGSSHVLHLHGSLFESRSTIDESLIYPVEGWELNPGDTCAKGSQLRPNIVWFGELVPMMEVAIQYAATADFFLVVGTSLVVYPAAGLLHYVAHDVPKFLVDPNIPDLTFVGRVEVVQDKASTGLEKLKSRLIELA is encoded by the coding sequence ATGAAACATCTTGTTATCCTTACTGGCGCGGGCATAAGTGCTGAAAGTGGTATTCCCACATTCCGCGATGCCGGTGGTTTATGGGAAGGTTTTAAGGTAGAAGACGTAGCAACCCCAGAGGCATGGCAACGAAATCCGCAACTGGTTCTTGATTTCTATAATCAACGGAGGAAGCGCGCATTGGAAGTTAAGCCTAATCGTGGTCATGAAATTTTAGCCGAGCTTGAATCGCAGTTTAGGGTAACAATAGTTACACAGAATGTTGATAACCTTCATGAACGTGCGGGGTCTTCGCATGTCCTACATCTTCATGGAAGCTTGTTCGAATCCAGAAGCACAATAGATGAATCTTTGATTTATCCAGTAGAAGGTTGGGAACTTAATCCGGGTGATACCTGTGCGAAAGGCTCGCAGTTACGGCCCAACATTGTGTGGTTTGGAGAACTGGTTCCCATGATGGAAGTAGCCATTCAGTATGCGGCTACTGCTGATTTCTTTCTAGTCGTTGGAACATCATTGGTCGTATACCCGGCTGCGGGATTATTGCATTATGTGGCTCATGATGTTCCAAAATTTTTGGTTGATCCGAATATTCCCGATCTTACCTTCGTTGGACGTGTGGAAGTGGTTCAAGACAAGGCCAGTACCGGGCTGGAAAAATTAAAATCACGATTAATCGAACTTGCGTAA